From the Neoarius graeffei isolate fNeoGra1 chromosome 1, fNeoGra1.pri, whole genome shotgun sequence genome, one window contains:
- the LOC132890681 gene encoding uncharacterized protein LOC132890681, protein MEARFIVVVVFVCAVCHLTEAKSFTTTALTANINDTECGRSKLCVSSAPNCNPEGNASCFFISTQFSNAILTVELSGTTSGYVALGLNNSAFAGLDNVVLVCGNNESSAFFETAKQNGSALSGFDVPIVTIPTIQGAVTGNQTHVQCIISVNTTGLPVGSQLPFIVTIFNGTTNGTKLGNPGTVFTSNRSLDLANPTSNARFDITRNGCGISKLCISSSSGCDLAGNSNCFFSSIQVKNQSFFIELSGTTTGYVALGLGKQGTTYAFACGKNNNNFFFQTATQNGTVLTPANVTTVHSAEGKLAPNTPLQCIFNISSSFNNISSKAEDTQFNVTILNGTTNGTSLGNATTQLKSSGALDLASPISVSNDPFNITRNGCGISKLCISSSSDCDLAGNSNCFFSSIQVKNQSFFIELSGTTTGYVALGLSKQGTTYAFVCGNNSNNFFFQTATQKGTVLTFANVTTVHSVEGRLAPNKPLQCIFNISSSFNNISSKAEDNQFDVTILSGTTNGTSLGNATTQFKSNGALDLASPINVSNDALQLNITRNGCNSSKRCFSNVGNCEPAKDSNCYFSSVKVNNQKFLFELTGSTLGYVALGLTKKNSTFVFVCANNNSSANNRTFFFEKATKNGTTLTLANVTTVFNNQGEVAKNQNLIQCIFNTSTTFNISTKGEDEKYQLMIMNGTTTGTKLGDVKVLFDTKSEVDLSDPSGTSNSNTVIASLYTNVFAVLLSALTLRLL, encoded by the exons ATGGAGGCCAGATTCATTGTGGTGGTTGTGTTCGTCTGTGCTGTTTGTCATTTAACTGAAGCCAAGTCGTTCACAACGACAGCGCTCACT GCCAACATCAATGATACAGAATGTGGCAGGTCTAAGCTGTGCGTGTCCAGTGCGCCTAACTGTAATCCTGAAGGAAACGCCAGCTGTTTTTTCATCTCTACACAGTTCAGTAATGCAATACTGACTGTGGAACTCTCCGGCACGACTTCAGGATATGTGGCATTGGGACTCAACAATTCTGCATTCGCCGGCTTG GACAATGTTGTGCTGGTCTGTGGCAACAATGAAAGCAGTGCCTTCTTTGAAACAGCAAAACAAAACGGCTCAGCGCTGAGTGGGTTTGACGTG CCCATCGTAACTATACCTACAATTCAGGGAGCAGTAACTGGAAACCAGACTCATGTTCAGTGTATCATCAGCGTCAATACCACCGGCCTCCCAGTGGGTTCTCAGCTGCCGTTTATCGTTACCATCTTTAATGGAACCACAAATG GAACAAAGCTGGGAAATCCAGGAACAGTATTTACATCCAACAGATCATTAGACCTGGCAAATCCAACGAGCAACGCCCGA TTCGACATCACTCGTAACGGGTGTGGCATCTCGAAGCTGTGCATATCGAGTTCGTCTGGCTGCGATCTTGCAGGAAACTCCAACTGCTTTTTCAGCTCAATTCAAGTGAAAAACCAAAGTTTCTTCATTGAACTCAGCGGTACGACAACAGGATATGTGGCACTGGGACTCGGTAAACAG GGAACTACATACGCGTTCGCCTGcggcaagaacaacaacaacttcttcTTCCAAACAGCTACTCAAAACGGCACAGTTTTGACCCCTGCTAATGTG aCCACTGTACACAGCGCTGAAGGTAAATTAGCACCAAACACGCCTCTTCAGTGCATCTTCAACATCAGCAGCAGTTTCAACAACATCAGCAGCAAAGCTGAAGACACCCAGTTTAATGTCACCATCCTCAATGGAACCACCAATG GAACAAGCCTGGGAAATGCAACTACACAATTGAAGTCCAGTGGAGCTTTGGACCTGGCATCTCCAATCAGTGTCAGCAACGATCCG TTCAACATCACTCGTAACGGGTGTGGCATCTCGAAGCTGTGCATATCGAGTTCGTCTGACTGCGATCTTGCAGGAAACTCCAACTGCTTTTTCAGCTCAATTCAAGTGAAAAACCAAAGTTTCTTCATTGAACTCAGCGGTACGACAACAGGATATGTGGCACTGGgactcagtaaacag GGAACTACATACGCGTTTGTCTGCGGCAATAACAGCAACAACTTCTTCTTCCAAACAGCTACTCAAAAGGGCACAGTTTTGACCTTTGCTAATGTG aCCACTGTACACAGCGTTGAAGGTAGATTAGCACCAAACAAGCCTCTTCAGTGCATCTTCAACATCAGCAGCAGTTTCAACAACATCAGCAGCAAAGCTGAAGACAACCAGTTTGATGTCACCATCCTCAGTGGAACCACCAATG GAACAAGCCTGGGAAATGCAACTACACAATTTAAGTCTAATGGAGCTTTGGACCTGGCATCTCCAATCAATGTCAGCAACGATGCG CTTCAGCTCAACATCACTCGTAACGGGTGTAACAGCTCGAAGCGTTGTTTCTCAAATGTGGGCAATTGTGAACCTGCAAAAGACTCCAACTGCTATTTCAGCTCAGTTAAAGTGAATAACCAAAAATTCCTCTTTGAACTCACTGGTTCGACATTGGGATATGTGGCACTGGGACTCACTAAAAAG aattccaccTTTGTGTTTGTCTGTGCAAACAACAACAGCTCTGCTAACAACAGAACATTCTTCTTTGAAAAGGCTACTAAAAATGGCACAACTCTGACGCTTGCAAATGTG ACCACCGTCTTCAACAACCAAGGTGAAGTAGCAAAAAACCAGAATCTTATTCAGTGCATCTTCAACACCAGCACCACTTTCAACATCAGCACCAAAGGTGAAGACGAGAAGTACCAACTCATGATCATGAATGGAACCACCACTG GAACTAAACTGGGAGACGTAAAGGTGCTATTTGACACCAAAAGCGAAGTGGACCTCTCTGATCCTAGTGGGACTTCAAACAGCAACACTGTAATCGCCAGCCTCTACACTAATG tgttTGCTGTGCTGCTCAGCGCTCTGACTCTCCGCCTCCTATAA